DNA from Kitasatospora sp. HUAS MG31:
CGGCTCCGGTGGGGAGGAGCAGGTGGTGGTGTCGCAGTTCGCGCTGGGCACCTGGTTGAACAACCAGAAGGCCCGCCGGTCGAAGCTGACGCCGGGCCAGCTCGCGCAGCTCGCCGAGCACGGCGTGGAGTGGGCGTAGCGGAGCCGTCGCGGCCCGGGGTGGTGTCGTTGCCCGGCGGTAGGCTGCCGGGGCCCTGAGAAAGCGCTGGGAGGCCGTCACCTGCGGGTGGCGGCCTTCCGGCGTCTGCCGCGCCGCGTGTTCGGAGCCGGCCGCACGTTCAACTGGCCCCAACACGTGTTATCCCTGCGGTCTTTCCGGATCTCCTAGCTGTCGGGACACCCCGACTGGTTCGAGGAACGGCGGAGCCCATGTACTTGCACAACGAAGATTCGACCGTGGCCGCGAGTCGCCATGGTGAGGAGACCGGCAACCGGCACCGCGCGAGGATGCGGACGCGTAGGCAGCGCCGGCGTGCTGCCCGGAAGATACGGGCAGGGATGGTCCTGTCGGGGGCCGCGATCGTCGCCGGGCTCGCGGCCGGCAGCTTCGCTCTGGCTGGCCCGGTCGACCACCGCGGCAAGGCCGCCGGCTCAAACTCTGCGGCTGACGCCCCGGCCTCCGCCGCAGGCTCCACGGACGCCGGCTCGACCGTCGCTGGGGGCGCGGCCGCCGCGCAGCCGACCGGCGCCGCTCCTTCGTCCTCGCCGGCTCCCACACAGGAACCCGGCAGCCCCACGCCGAATCGTTCCTCCGCTGCCCCCGTGGCAGGCGGGTCTGCTTCACCGGCCGGCGCGGGGGCGCGGCGCGCGTCCGCCGCCCCCGCAGCCGTCAAGACCGCCGCACCGGTCGCACCGGCCGGTGGGCCGGTCGGCCCCGACCCGAAGCTCCCTGGCCCCCGGACGACCTCGCGGAGCACCAGCGACGCGGAAGCCATGTCGCTGCAGCTGCTCAACGGCGAACGCGCCACCGTCGGCCTGCCCCCGCTGACCCTCAAGGCCGATCTCAGCGACTTCGCCCGCACGTGGGCTCTCCACATGCGCACCTCCGGGTTCGCCCACTCCGGCAGCCAGTCCGGCTACCTCGTCACCGGCACCCGCACCTGGATCGGCGAGAACATCGTCATGTGGAGCGACACATCGATGACCGCCCAGGAGGCGGCGGAGAAGTTCCAGGAGATGTGGCGCCACAGCCCCGGGCACTACAAGGCCCAGACCAGCCCGTCCTTCACCGAGGTCGGCGTGGGCATCTACCACGACGCATCCGGCTGGTGGGGAGTGCACAACTTCTCCGACGCCAAGTAGCGCACCCGGCGCCCGCAGCGCGGGCCTCCGTCGGCGGGTACGCCATCGGTACGTGGCTGGCCGACTTGCGGGCCGCGGCGCAGGTGCCGGCCGGGGAGCAGGGCGCGCTGTCGCCGGAGCGGCGCCGGGCGCTGGAGGAGATCGATCCGTGGTGGTGCCCGGCCTGGCCGATCGTGTGGCAGCGCAGCTACGCCACCGCCCGGCTGCGGTGGCTGAAGTCCGACGGCCTGGTCGACTGGACGAGGCTGCCGGTGGACACGGTGTTCGAGGGCGAGCAGCTCGGCCGGTGGGTGCAGGCGCAGCGGGCCTCGTGGCCGGGGCTGGAGGCCGATCAGCGGGACCTGCTGACGGCGATCGGGATCGAGGAGGACCCGGAGCTGGTGGCCGCGAAGGTCGCGGCCGAGGCGAAGCCGAAGGTGTCCCGCACCGACCGGTTCGCCCAGGGCCTGGCTGCGCTGGCCGCCTTCGTCCAGGAGCATGGCCACCCACGAGTGCCGCGGGCGTACAAGACCGCCGAAGGGGTGTCGCTGGGGGCCTGGCTGAACAACACCAAGGCCCGCCGGGCCAAGCTCACCGCCGAGCAGCTCGGGCAGTTGGAAGCCCTCGGGGTGGCCTGGTAGGCCCGGGGCCCGAGGTGTGGACGATCACCGGCTGCTGTTGTCCACCGTGTTTTCAACGCTGGCTGGCGCAGTGGCAGGTGTGCCCCGCTCGGATGGACTCCGGGCGGGGCACACGGGTGTCAGCTCTTGGGAACGCTGAGCTTGTCCCAGCTGCTCTTCCCGGGCCAGCCGTCGGCGTTGGTGCCGGTGTAGCCGAGCTTCTGCTGCCACTTCTGGTAGGAGAGGCGGTCGGCTTCGGACCACTGGGGTCCGGCTCCGAGCTCGTAGGCGCTGCAGCCTTCGGCGATCAGGCGGAGCCCCATGGCGGTCACGACCGGGCTGTGCGGGTTGTTGTGGAACCAGGCAGCCCCGGGGAACGGCTCGTACTCCAGCGCCCCCTGACGGGGGACCCGCAGCTGGTCCCAGGTGGTGCGTCCGGGCCAGCCGTCGGCGTCGGCACCGCTGTAGCCGAGCTTCTCCTGCCAGGCCTGGTAGGAGGCCCGGTCGGTCTCCGACCACTGCGGACCCGGACCGCTCTGGTACTTGCCGCAGCCCTCCTCAACCAGACGCTGCCCCATCGCCGTCACGATCGGACTGTTCGGGTTGCTCTGGAACCAGGCAGCCCCCGGAAACGGCTCGTAGTCAACGGGGGTGACCTTCGGGACCCGCAGGCGGTTCCAGCTGCCCTCGCCGGGCCAGCCGTCGGCGTCGGCACCGCTGTAGCCGAGCTTCTCCTGCCAGGCCTGGTAGGAGGCCCGGTCGGTCTCCGACCACTGCGGACCCGGACCGCTCTGGTACTTGCCGCAGCCCTCCTCAACCAGACGCTGCCCCATCGCCGTCACGATCGGACTGTTCGGGTTGCTCTGGAACCAGGCAGCCCCCGGAAACGGCTCGTAGTCAACGGGGTGACCTTCGGG
Protein-coding regions in this window:
- a CDS encoding CAP domain-containing protein, with amino-acid sequence MSLQLLNGERATVGLPPLTLKADLSDFARTWALHMRTSGFAHSGSQSGYLVTGTRTWIGENIVMWSDTSMTAQEAAEKFQEMWRHSPGHYKAQTSPSFTEVGVGIYHDASGWWGVHNFSDAK
- a CDS encoding helicase associated domain-containing protein, which gives rise to MRAAAQVPAGEQGALSPERRRALEEIDPWWCPAWPIVWQRSYATARLRWLKSDGLVDWTRLPVDTVFEGEQLGRWVQAQRASWPGLEADQRDLLTAIGIEEDPELVAAKVAAEAKPKVSRTDRFAQGLAALAAFVQEHGHPRVPRAYKTAEGVSLGAWLNNTKARRAKLTAEQLGQLEALGVAW
- a CDS encoding peptidoglycan-binding protein, whose translation is MTAMGQRLVEEGCGKYQSGPGPQWSETDRASYQAWQEKLGYSGADADGWPGRTTWDQLRVPRQGALEYEPFPGAAWFHNNPHSPVVTAMGLRLIAEGCSAYELGAGPQWSEADRLSYQKWQQKLGYTGTNADGWPGKSSWDKLSVPKS